Proteins from a single region of Syngnathus scovelli strain Florida chromosome 7, RoL_Ssco_1.2, whole genome shotgun sequence:
- the LOC125972751 gene encoding secretory phospholipase A2 receptor-like isoform X2 → METPNGWLGARHDCVWEGGDLVSIVSSDEEAFVKKEMGKNPFWIGLSNLNCNEAWCQYDKEQKELTWSDVRVTASYSNWDNRQVGSSDVESCAFVNQGENTDRQLGKWRHGSCGSSLPYMCERSPDDCPEGRQCSLKDFGYDRVETSSCDPGEFLFNVSCYHYTRNTYFWNEAENFCKTRKSHLPSVHSEDEIKFLSSHLRNHHCSWVGLRDNAKKFTDGTSTADTPGLQLLDDTECIGVVYSDALLHPYGCTDNGFLTICQKAKVREAVTAHSSSIFRPGWSKKCGRWMDNPSNDFCYLMSRNHAATWQKAREKCVDHGGDLLSIADDTEQNFIRAMYGTVVTSPTLWLGANANITEGSKWTDGSPLTYKNLTADNAFDAAGGRCLYFVTHNGGWKFHHCQQNSSYICKRRGRVDQKSCDMADGWLPFGFSCYKKMATPNGWLGARQDCVWEGGDLVSIASSDEEAFVKKEMGKNPFWIGLSNLNCDEAWCRYDKEQKMMTWSNVRVMATYSNWDSRQVGSADVESCAYVNQGAWTEPGKWRHGSCRSSLAFMCERSLLECPEGRPCSLKDFGYLRVETSSCGPGEFLFDDSCYRFEETKKVQRAAERFCKGRKGHLASVLSTEEGNFLAAHMRDAGRSQPFVGLKKKKNNVQWIDGESSDYVTKLVGKKSTGLKECFALSASGQFDEWSCAEKLPSICKKAKVQGALPVLPSSTWGPGWSKKCGWWMDNPSDDFCYLINHNRAKTWQEARDDCVGLGGDLLSITHSHEQTFIQGLYARPLSSPTLWLGANANITHGIEWIDGSMSTYKNLNTGIAGEGPGGNCLSLLTADGRWARADCEEKRSSYICKRRGRAIPKSACEKGWSLHQSSCYKKMETPNGWLGARHNCFWEGGDLVSITSSDEEAFVKKEMGKNPFWIGLSNLNCDEAWCRYDKEQKELTWSDVRVMAGYSNWDSRQVGSSDVESCVYVNQGSWTESQPGKWRQASCGSSLAFMCERPLDDCPKGRQCSLKDFGYDRVETSSCDPGDFLFDDSCYRFQRIRKNWDSAETFCTEQKGHLASVHSEDEIKFLAAHVRDDKGYWLFMGLKKNKDKKFSWSDATSVDYVTLRGEPSTGRGDCFALSASGQFHQWPCTEEQPSVCKKAKIREARHDPPTLKGRSEKCGSWVKNPFKDICYLVNRNHAKTWQEARDDCVRLGGDLLSITDNTEQQTIIQGLAFGFENISSLWLATNTTITQEGCKWTDGSPFRYTHWTTDSPSKSSGEKCLFYNVESELGKWEFDSCQMKRNYMCKKRAKGHKPQPPRHDGFRKILVCNQQKHVDLFCQSESQSVIRIQSAFYGRRSGSLCPTQNATKETCVVRGALPHYRRKCDNRQYCLADPFEGVRETCPAVSKYLHLVYSCERKVCLDNLVEADSAFEASSSMSDASPEKAQLSKNSCWRPSQDPSTSWIQVNLGHVRKVTGIVTQGCPHTDQRSWVIDFEMKTSVDGKSWTDHPDEKFTGGGEHRFGSAFSAQHVRIQPLEDSVDFGLSFDLLGCARDDTMTCDSTFNSLHLTKAMTFHCPPKCANSKHNVTGTLVYNKDSSVCKAAIHAGVIRDDIGGDCIVMKAVAKKGFAGSGQNGITSLKNADSTDQAFTFADGELRCLGESWEEFAGFCYKAFEDKKEWAAAQADCKKSGANLVSILSEVEQTWVKNASALDTSDMWTGLNDQSVLGMFEWSDRHEVTFTDWAPEEPKHLKKDCVAMSQKAGKWKQMSCKIPNSFMCKMPKTHYAITSEKAEESHSGDSVLLHRSKLAKSANALGSIIKLKGGLRVTNAITITGRANKLADWFKVGLFVPDDNDNDDKAVALLLKLNFVTKKIWLNSRVNTTWNKIEEHPTQSSGPGQEVKVVIKCADDHFQITINGVDKVTYKYRETDLQSITQMNVWGLVSIKEIKQSSA, encoded by the exons ATGGAGACccccaacggttggctgggggctcgGCACGACTGCGtctgggagggcggcgacctggtcTCCATCGTCTCGTCGGACGAGGAAGCCTTTGTGAAGAAGGAAATGGGCAAGAACCCCTTCTggatcggactctccaatctg AATTGCAACGAGGCTTGGTGTCAGTATGACAAGGAGCAAAAGGAGCTGACTTGGTCCGATGTCCGCGTGACGGCGAGCTACTCCAACTGGGACAACCGTCAGGTTGGAAG CTCCGACGTCGAGTCCTGCGCGTTCGTCAACCAAGGCGAGAACACCGACCGTCAGCTAGGGAAGTGGCGACACGGCTCGTGCGGATCCTCGTTGCCATACATGTGCGAGCGCTCGCCAGACG ACTGCCCGGAGGGCCGACAGTGTTCCTTAAAAGACTTTGGTTACGATCGAGTGGAGA CTTCCTCCTGCGACCCCGGCGAATTCCTGTTCAACGTTTCTTGCTATCATTACACTCGGAATACTTACTTTTGGAATGAAGCTGAGAACTTCTGCAAGACACGCAAAAGTCATCTGCCCAGTGTCCACTCAGAGGACGAAATCAAATTCTTGTCAA GTCACTTAAGAAACCATCACTGTTCTTGGGTGGGACTCAGGGACAACGCAAAAAAGTTCACTGACGGAACATCTACC GCCGACACCCCAGGATTGCAATTACTAGACGATACAGAGTGCATTGGTGTTGTTTACAGTGACGCACTTCTTCATCCATACGGCTGCACCGATAACGGTTTTCTAACCATCTGCCAAAAAG CCAAGGTTCGAGAGGCTGTTACCGCTCATTCGTCGTCAatattcaggccag GCTGGAGCAAAAAGTGCGGCAGGTGGATGGACAACCCATCCaacgacttctgctacctgatGAGCCGCAACCATGCCGCGACCTGGCAGAAGGCGCGAGAAAAATGCGTCGACCACGGAGGCGACCTGCTCAGCATTGCCGAcgacactgaacagaacttcatACGAG CTATGTACGGCACTGTCGTGACCAGTCCCACTCTGTGGTTGGGCGCCAATGCCAATATCACTGAAGGCAGCAAGTGGACTGATGGATCCCCGTTGACTTACAAAAACCTGACAGCAG ATAATGCCTTTGACGCCGCTGGCGGACGCTGTCTTTACTTTGTCACCCACAACGGTGGCTGGAAATTTCACCATTGCCAACAAAACAGCAGCTACATCTGcaagagaagaggaagag tcGATCAGAAGTCATGTGATATGGCCGACGGCTGGCTCCCTTTCGGCTTCAGTTGCTACAAGAAGATGGCGACccccaacggttggctgggggctcgGCAAGACTGCGtctgggagggcggcgacctggtctccatcgcctcgtCGGACGAGGAAGCCTTTGTGAAGAAGGAAATGGGCAAGAACCCCTTCTggatcggactctccaatctg AATTGCGACGAGGCTTGGTGTCGGTATGACAAGGAGCAAAAGATGATGACTTGGTCCAATGTCCGCGTGATGGCGACCTACTCCAACTGGGACTCGCGTCAGGTTGGAAG CGCCGACGTAGAGTCCTGCGCATACGTCAACCAAGGCGCGTGGACTGAGCCAGGAAAGTGGCGACACGGCTCGTGCAGATCCTCGTTGGCGTTCATGTGCGAGCGCTCCTTGCTCG AATGCCCGGAGGGCCGGCCGTGTTCCTTGAAAGACTTTGGTTACCTTCGAGTGGAGA CTTCCTCCTGCGGCCCTGGCGAATTCCTGTTTGACGATTCTTGCTATCGTTTTGAGGAGACGAAGAAGGTGCAGAGGGCCGCCGAGAGGTTTTGCAAAGGACGCAAAGGTCACCTGGCCAGCGTCCTCTCAACGGAGGAAGGCAATTTCTTGGCAG CGCACATGCGAGATGCAGGAAGATCTCAGCCTTTTGTGggactgaagaagaagaaaaacaacgtTCAGTGGATTGACGGAGAATCTTCA GACTACGTCACAAAGTTGGTGGGAAAAAAGTCTACAGGACTCAAAGAGTGCTTTGCTCTGTCAGCTTCTGGACAATTTGATGAGTGGTCCTGCGCTGAAAAGCTGCCATCTATCTGCAAAAAAG CCAAGGTCCAAGGGGCTCTACCTGTTTTGCCGTCATCAACATGGGGACCAG GCTGGAGCAAAAAGTGCGGCTGGTGGATGGACAACCCGTCCgacgacttctgctacctgatcAACCACAACCGTGCCAAGACCTGGCAGGAGGCGCGAGATGACTGCGTCGGCCTCGGAGGCGACCTGCTCAGCATCACCCACTCTCATGAGCAGACCTTCATACAAG GTCTGTACGCCCGTCCTCTGAGCAGTCCCACGCTGTGGTTGGGCGCCAACGCCAATATCACTCACGGCATCGAGTGGATTGACGGATCCATGTCCACTTACAAAAACCTGAACACAG GCATCGCCGGAGAAGGCCCCGGTGGAAACTGCCTTTCCTTGCTCACTGCCGACGGCCGCTGGGCAAGAGCCGACTGTGAGGAGAAGCGCAGCAGCTACATCTGcaagagaagaggaagag CCATTCCTAAATCAGCGTGTGAGAAGGGGTGGAGTCTTCACCAGTCCAGTTGCTACAAGAAGATGGAGACccccaacggttggctgggggctcgGCACAACTGCTTCTGGGAGGGCGGCGACTTGGTCTCCATCACCTCGTCGGACGAGGAAGCCTTTGTGAAGAAGGAAATGGGCAAGAACCCCTTCTggatcggactctccaatctg AATTGCGACGAGGCTTGGTGTCGGTATGACAAGGAGCAAAAGGAGCTGACTTGGTCAGATGTCCGCGTGATGGCGGGCTACTCCAACTGGGACTCGCGTCAGGTTGGAAG CTCCGACGTAGAGTCCTGCGTGTACGTCAACCAAGGCTCGTGGACCGAGAGTCAGCCAGGAAAGTGGCGACAAGCCTCGTGCGGatcctccttggccttcatgtgCGAGCGCCCGCTGGACG ACTGCCCGAAGGGCCGGCAGTGTTCCTTGAAAGACTTTGGTTACGATCGAGTGGAGA CTTCCTCCTGCGACCCCGGCGACTTCCTGTTCGACGATTCCTGTTATCGTTTTCAGAGGATACGTAAGAATTGGGACTCGGCTGAGACATTTTGCACAGAACAGAAAGGTCACTTGGCCAGCGTCCACTCAGAGGACGAAATCAAATTCTTGGCTG CTCACGTGCGAGATGATAAAGGATATTGGCTGTTCATGGGACTCaagaagaacaaagacaagaaattTTCCTGGAGCGACGCAACGTCTGTA GACTACGTCACGCTGAGGGGAGAACCGTCTACAGGACGCGGTGACTGCTTTGCTCTGTCAGCTTCTGGACAATTTCATCAGTGGCCCTGCACTGAAGAGCAGCCATCTGTCTGCAAAAAAG CCAAAATCCGAGAGGCTCGCCATGATCCGCCGACATTAAAAG GCCGGAGTGAAAAATGCGGCTCGTGGGTGAAGAACCCCTTTAAGGACATCTGCTACCTGGTCAACCGCAACCATGCCAAGACCTGGCAGGAGGCGCGAGACGACTGCGTCCGCCTCGGAGGCGACCTGCTCAGCATCACAGACAACACGGAGCAGCAGACCATCATACAAG GTCTGGCCTTTGGTTTTGAAAACATTTCTTCTCTGTGGTTGGCCACCAACACCACGATCACGCAAGAGGGCTGCAAGTGGACTGACGGGTCTCCCTTTCGTTACACCCACTGGACCACAG ATAGCCCTAGTAAATCCTCTGGTGAAAAGTGCCTTTTTTATAACGTTGAAAGTGAACTGGGAAAATGGGAATTTGACAGCTGCCAGATGAAGAGAAACTACATGTGCAAGAAAAGAGCCAAAG GACATAAACCGCAACCTCCACGCCATGACG GTTTTCGGAAGATCCTTGTGTGCAACCAGCAGAAGCACGTCGACCTCTTTTGTCAGAGTGAGAGTCAAAGCGTCATCCGCATCCAGTCGGCCTTCTACGGACGGAGGAGCGGCAGCCTTTGTCCAACTCAGAACGCAACCAAGG AGACTTGCGTGGTGCGAGGAGCCCTCCCTCACTACAGGCGGAAATGTGACAACCGTCAATATTGTCTTGCTGACCCTTTTGAGGGCGTCCGGGAGACCTGCCCTGCAGTCTCCAAGTACCTGCACTTGGTCTACAGCTGCGAACGGAAAG TGTGTCTTGACAATTTGGTCGAGGCGGACTCAGCGTTTGAAGCCTCCTCCTCGATGAGCGACGCCAGCCCCGAGAAAGCTCAATTGAGCAAGAATTCCTGCTGGAGACCGTCACAAGATC CCTCCACCAGCTGGATCCAGGTGAACCTGGGTCACGTGAGAAAGGTGACCGGGATCGTCACCCAGGGCTGTCCTCACACTGACCAAAGGTCCTGGGTCATCGACTTTGAGATGAAGACGAGTGTTGACGGCAAAAGCTGGACTGATCACCCGGACGAAAAG TTTACCGGAGGGGGGGAGCACCGGTTTGGCTCTGCGTTTTCCGCTCAGCACGTCCGCATCCAGCCGCTGGAGGACAGCGTTGACTTCGGCCTCAGCTTTGACCTCTTGGGATGCGCACGTGACG ATACGATGACCTGTGACAGCACGTTCAACAGCCTCCACTTGACCAAGGCAATGAC CTTCCACTGCCCGCCCAAGTGCGCCAACTCCAAACACAATGTCACCGGAACCTTGGTCTACAATAAG GACTCAAGCGTCTGCAAGGCCGCTATTCACGCCGGCGTCATTCGTGACGACATCGGAGGAGACTGTATTGTGATGAAAGCCGTGGCAAAGAAGGGCTTTGCTGGCTCCGGCCAGAACGGGATCACCTCCCTCAA GAATGCCGACTCGACGGATCAGGCCTTCACATTTGCGGACGGAG AGCTGAGATGCTTGGGAGAGTCCTGGGAGGAGTTTGCGGGCTTCTGCTACAAAGCTTTTGAGGACAAGAAGGAGTGGGCCGCTGCTCAAGCTGACTGTAAGAAATCGGGTGCCAATCTGGTGTCCATCCTTTCCGAGGTGGAGCAGACGTGGGTGAAAAATGCTTCCGCCCTCG ACACCAGCGACATGTGGACCGGACTGAATGACCAGAGTGTCCTCGGCATGTTTGAGTGGTCGGACCGCCACGAGGTGACCTTCACCGACTGGGCCCCGGAAGAGCCCAAACACCTGAAAAAGGACTGTGTGGCGATGTCGCAAAAG GCTGGAAAATGGAAGCAGATGAGCTGCAAGATACCCAACAGCTTCATGTGCAAGATGCCCAAAACGCATTATGCAATCACCTCAGAGAAGGCAGAGGAGAGCCATTCTGGTGACAGCGTACTCTTGCACAGAAGCAAGCTCGCCAAGTCAGCGAATGCA CTTGGATCAATTATCAAACTGAAGGGAGGTCTCCGTGTGACCAACGCCATCACCATCACAGGACGAGCAAATAAACTGGCAGATTG GTTTAAAGTCGGCCTGTTTGTGCCTGACGACAACGACAACGACGACAAGGCGGTCGCGCTGCTCCTCAAGTTGAACTTTGTAACCAAGAAGATTTGGCTGAACTCCAGAGTGAACACAACTTGGAACAAAATAGAGGAGCATCCCACTCAAAGCTCTGGACCCGGACAAGAAGTCAAG GTTGTCATCAAGTGCGCCGACGATCACTTCCAGATCACAATCAACGGCGTCGACAAGGTGACGTACAAATACCGAGAGACCGATCTACAAAGCATCACGCAGATGAACGTGTGGGGTCTCGTGTCCATCAAGGAGATCAAGCAAAGCTCCGCTTAG